The sequence below is a genomic window from Perca fluviatilis chromosome 13, GENO_Pfluv_1.0, whole genome shotgun sequence.
TGGATTTAAATTGCTTTTACACACATAAGGGTTTACAGGAAGCGATGCAGCATGCAATCCAGTCATCAATATTAACCTGTTCACTCTCCATATCAGCCATATCAGAGTTGTATTACACAGGATACTACTGCTATAATGATCAGGATAGTGTggcaacactaacacagttgaacagcagtgtttcctctaggatttttttttatttactgctAATGCAAACCCAACATTTCCTacagctgctgcttcacattaaaagcattcAGCTGGCAAAATAAGGTGTGGCTTTTATTGAGAAGCAGTCACAGGAAACGCAATGTATTTGTCAGCATAGTTAGCACTAAAACTAATAACGCTGATTAAAACGGcaactataatgtataacaaCTTTAAAGACAGACAGCAAACACAACCCCTGGTGTAAATGCAAGAGAAACATGCATTTACATGTGCATTTCCTAAAAGAGACCCTAAATGGGTCCTCCAGTGATTTAGTAGTGTGCTTTCataaacagattttaaaaagaGTGGTCAAGATCGATACAGTAGAGGCAGAGATAGCCTGACTTTCAACCTGGAGGGCTCCAGCTCCACACACaaggcaaaaggcagtaactgacatataatcaatatttgcttgctgttcaccatacttacatccattataagaacacctaaccaaggtctagtcatcatggtatttgttttaaattatatagaagACATTTGGTTGTTCCTATTTACTGCTATAATGATCAGGATAGTGTggcaacactaacacagttgaacagcagtgtttcctctaggattttttttagcagtgggggcagatctgtcgCACCACCCCCCCGGCGCCCCGCTGgcaaatgttttacgtattaaacagaactgacacttcgctgcaacataaacaaatatatttattcacctctattcacacacattgaggcatattttgattttgttttgattgaactgtatttttgaggaactgtaggtctacaaaattaattttacaagaacttcttcatagggaaaccaaaacccaaagtaggctatagaatgaaaccattcataatgaaaccaattgcatatttgcctcagtggcaaagttggcagccttgcagtgtgcatttgatttttcttggcttttggaaaaataacacCAAGGCTCGGTTACACTAGAACGGCCAGGACGGTCATTTTGAaccgttttgaaatttatgtgtaataactttacttaataaaaaaatacaatcctgctggtacctgacttttcctaaaagagtctgtattttcatttaaaatagtttttatatactgtacattacacaaaaggcaaagaaaatgcaatcactttgacctattttggccatacactgtcatattgaccgctcggattttcgcggttttgtttttaatcttttgcgtggttgaagatgcatcttggttgcttagtaataatcatagcctctgtcagagaaacgtaactagcggtctcgagtaacaagtgtgggcaatgcatcaccgatgggccgaaggcaaagccagagtcggtaacgtaggctacggcgtggatggttctgaatcagaagaaaagcaccgggcgATCACTCTGCCTACACGTAGACGgtagctgtctacgtgttcatataactttatacatgctacaactggctggaatcattgcacacagctgagagcggagtttatggaggaaaaaaatggcagcggcgcacggtccgagctgcgctgcgcaccgcagcagacaccaaatcGGAGGCTGTgcctgccaggttaggttaggttataaatgttcaaatagcatacttttaattgttaattggctgtgaattatgttgaatgaatttcccccaatatgtttcatgaatgtatgaaataataacggtttagcctactaggcctatgccatgatatgatatcaagggcgttgtattgaatcaacagccacgtgcaatttagctagcaggtgaaggtgaaactaaaatgtgcgagaactatagactaatacaggcttaaatgaactgacaatataagttatacgacttacagttgtcaagaatgcacacatgccatctcaaccgggTCCTCCGGACAGCGAGTGGCGCGCGTGCCCACTCgcgttgtgaagcgcgtgtctgcGCTATTCTCCGTCGACGCGCtctttacaatcactgctgatagacggctttttgtatatatatttctgataccgtggcaggagaaatctaaccgtggcggtccgccacttgccaatcaacatagaggaaacactgaacagtatgacagataagttactttgcagtacagtatacagtatgaataaatacaagaaatattttatcaataaagataatttaattataattgaatacaaaggtatatttattgtttaacaataaatatataatgtttaacactttgcaaggcactgtatctgtgtcatattctcattaggggctgagcccccctaaaggtctgatcctagaatcgcccctggttaagggccaccaaactgctcaagatgcacagtcaacaaactcgacttggattactactttttaattctgagaTAACATTTAGGTTAGCATACTTTGTACGGACGTTAGCAATAACTATCTTAGGGCTTTTATGGATTTGTGTAAGATTTGACATGAATACCTGCAAGAAGGAAATATGGCTCAAACACGTATGGATTGTTGTGGATACAGCAGATGACGTGCTTTTCTATGGATTATATCTTCCATGGATTATATCGGATTGCATGGAAAGGTAGGATGCCTGTGTATTTAATGATTCGTTTTCGGCGTCTGATGTGAGGCTCCGCAAAGTGAGGAGGCGTGTCAGCATCACCGTTAGCGCTACGTGAAGTAAAGTTAGCTAGCTCCGGGCTGTCACTGACACTGACAGAATAGGAATCATCACCACTTTATTTGAAAGATATGTCGTGTGTATGTTACGTGTTTGGTGACAATTAAAAGCGGCAGACTTTGACATTATGACAAGGCCAGAGTACAGTAACATCACGGCGGCACAGTAACATCTGTCTTAATGCCTAGCTAAACAGTCAGAACACCTTAACTCAACTTCAGCGTGCCCGGGACAAAGGCAAAGAgccgtaacagctgttacggcgTTCTGCTGTGGTTTCTCGTATGGTTTTGGATGTTACGGTTGTCATAGCCCTTTATTTTCTcgttaaaacaatcaaattgaCTCACGATATTTATTCACATGATAAAAGAGGTCTCAAATACGCCAAAACTGACATTAACTCATTTTTGCCCAAACATGATGTTACGGCGttttgcctttgcagggcaGCGTAGCCTATAAGATGTTATTCGTGTAACTGCCAAATAAACGCCTGCCTAATCCAATTTTAAACAAACAGTGTTAATAGAGTCAATTTAGACGCGAAAGAGTCTTGATCAATTACCTTAACTAATTTGGGAATGCGTTTCTCATCCCCATGTAACAAAGAGTCCATTGAGCTGGCGGTCAGTGTGGGCGGCCTCACTGGGTGAGTTTCACCTGTGTTATTTCTTCTAGAGACTAATTCAAAGATGCACATGGCCCTGGCACTGCCAGTTCCAGCGATATGAGCCATGacctgaaaagaaaaacagaaaaaaggaggaaaatgtTCCATAGTGAAGTAATAGCCTTGTAtgcctaaatactgtatatttgaaaATTGTGTCAAAAGTATATCTATTTTATACCACTTAATACTACTTTTCAGtaggaaatattgtactttttactttacatttatctaacaactttagttactttttacATGCAAAACCTATGATGAGCTCACAATGTATTGttcaaattaaactacccaacagtatgtAGTAAGAATAAGCTCTACCTCGACAAATTATAAGAGTAAAATACATTTACTTCTTTCACCATTATTTAGATGTATTGATTATGAACTTTTTTGCACCGCCCCATGAGACTAATTCTTTACTTTGTGAAATGGTGCATTGGTCATACATCAAATTACAAATGgaataaacagtataaaatagaaatactgtAGTTGCACTATGAACTGTTGACAGTACATTGTTTCGGTAAGAATTTAACCAAACCATTAGAGCTAAGTGAGacaatatgttttgtttttcatttgtttctttgtttagtAATGCAGCTGAACCAACTCTTTAATAGAGTTCCCAAATTAAGACAAAAAGCTTATTTGTGGTAGCACAAAATTGTTGAGAAAAGCAAAGAAGATGGAGACATTTGGCTGGAACATTTCCATTAACAAAGTAAAATCTACTTTGAAACTTTCTAAAAATGAATCAGACTGGCCACTGGAAATGTTGCAAATTCTATTCTAGCTCTTCACACCGTCACCACACATGCTACAAGTCGAccttgtatttattttcatctAAAGTCGATGAAGACTTCCTTCCTCCCTGGCATCAGACACCAGCCACCACCCACCAAGCTACAGCagctgctttttcttttctacaATGAGCCGAAAAACTCTGGTACAGCCTAAAATGCAGTTTAGCTGCAGTTCAGTGTAGACTTGATTAGACATACGATTCCTGTGTACAGTACTTCCTATTTATCTCTcagaactctctctctctctctctctctctctctctcacacacacacacacacacacacacacacacacacacacacacacacacacacacacacacacacacacacacacacgcaaccatgcaaccacacacaaccacacacaaccacacacacacacacacacagcaggaagcCAATAAAAGGAACTGCCAGCTCATTGTTTTCTGGCCAATATGAAATGAGTTCATAcctctatttatttacttttaaaaatcCCCAAGATAAGTTTACTTTAACAATGAGGTTGATCTCTTGCTCCGTCtcaattttttgttttactgcagAAAGGAAAGGTGGCAGGAAAAAGAGGCCTAATGTCTGGAGCACACTGATCCAGGTTTTAATATGGAACATACATAAGCTAAGATGTCTTGAGAATAATAAAGTGTGGCACACACTTTCTTATGTAACCAGTAATCTGAGGTTTCAGATATACTCCTTATACAAGggttaaaataaaagtttttttagcTTAGTGCAAAAATACTGTaattcaaataaacaaaacaacacatttgtAGAGCTGAGATGAGAAATTAATGGGTGTTTGCTGGAAAGAaaaatagctaaatagaaaTCAATGTGAGATCATGAATCACAGGCAAGTAGAGTGAGACAGGGAGTAAAAGGTTTGTCATTCATGAGTGAAAGGGAAAAGACGTTTAGccacaaaaaaagaattctgCAATCAGCAGCAGTTTGTCTATCATAATACATCGTGCACATACCATAAACTCCTGACACAGCATCATACAGACTGTGTCCTGTCCCAAAATGTCATAGACTGAAACTGAATGGTTTTTTTGGTTCCCTAATTTGAAACTTCAGCAGCGTCATTTTGGGATACTTTCAGACACCAGATAAACATCACAGCTAAAGATAGATACATTCATGAGATATTCACCATGGTGACATTATCTTCCCAAAATGACACATACAACCTTTCAATTTACTGCCAAGATTTCGAAGGCATGTCCTTACTCTGCTTGATTGGCTTACTATGACAttcttaaccctaaccctaactaatcccactcctcttgcctaaacctaaccaacccaaccaacgAAGGCTACCagtactagccagtcagagggAGATTAGGGCGGGTCATGCCTTCCCCATGCCTTTGCCTTACTTAAACTTAGTAAAGCTTTGTTCCATTTTCCTCAGAAGTCGAAGGTTGGGACTGGGACTGACGTCACACCTGAGTTAACCGCATTTCAGTTACAAGTCTGAAAAGGTGTGATGAGTAGGGGGACTCCAGTTTAGCCATGGttagcaacatgtccacagatagaagatggacaGTACTGTGTGTGCGACTGATttaatgagacacaaataaAGCAGTGTGTTTAATAATAAACACTATATTCATACAGTTTTCACTACTGTTGTTGctcggagcagccatgttggattgtgTGGCCGGGGTTGGTGATTTTCACCCGACTTTCCAAGTGGGAAACCAGACTTCAGGGGGCGTTCCATTTGACATTTCAGACTGGGAACTCTGCTTTTCCGACTTTCCAGTTCAACCGGAACACACCATTGGTCACAGTATGAAGTCATTATCTTCCAGGAACCAGTAACTTCCTGAAGTCTTGGCTAGTGGCCTGACAACTATTCCCAGCCATGAAATAATCTTGCACATAACCCCCCCATAAAACCAAAGAAATATagtttttacactttgtttttgtaaggaataaacaaacaagataatgTGTTAATTATTACGTTTTATAGGTGCCGTACATCATCAACagcatcaatcttctcatccaattctaccaaaaaagaaaattagTGTATTTACCCATATGTTGAATTTTTCCTTTATTTgccagaaaatggtgaaaaacatGTTACACCCAGGTGACATATTCAGATATTGTGTTCTGTCCGATCAACAGCCCAAAAtccaaatatattcaatttactcTTACATAAAATAAAGAGAATCATTCTATCTTTACAATAGAGAAGCTGGGACATGGTTGGCAATGCTTGCTAAATGActcaaatgattaatcaattattatCAAAATAGATTTCTGTCAATCGACTATCTGATGAACAATTtccacatttatatatatatttatatatatatatatatatatatatatatatatatatatatatatatatatttctatgcTTTCCATAACAACAGAAATTTACAGTCATAGAATTAGGTTGATCTCTACTGGAACATTACCAAGATTACCAAACATTTTAACATATAATTTAGTAGGTTACTAAAAACATTAGCCTACAATAATGACTACATTTAGAAGGGCTGTTGTTTACTCTCTTCTTTCATGATCTGTTGTATGTGTCTCCACAACACATGCTGGCCCTCTTCCTCATTTCATTACAGGAAGTGAGTTTGCTGTCAGATGCAGTGCTTTTGCGACACTCTGTGACAGGTCATTGCTGAAAACTCTTGGGAACATGGTACTTCTCTAGTACTGGACTGCGCTGCTGCCACCATGCCCTGTTTGGGCTATCATTTCTCTCACCACACTTGATGCTATCACAGCAGGCCAGCTAGTCCCCAGAGGTAGGTGTCTACATTTTATTACATCAACTGCTTCTACTACGTACAGCTCATAGTTTCTGTTTCAACAGGACTGTTGTTTCTGCCATACAGGCCAACTGAACACTGTATGATGTAACTTAAGAGTATTGTCACATAGGAAGGCTTTGCAACTTGGGATTTTGCAATTTATGAATTCAATATCACACTTAGTTGTCAGTACACAGAGCTAGGTGCTGCAATGGAAAATTGAGTCCGATAGCATCTAGCCTCAGCTTCCCCAATCTGCAGTGTGTCAGTTAAGAGTTCAACTGGTCAGCTTATAGGAAGTTAAAACTTGGTGgtacagcagcagagagaagttTAGTTGTACAGATTGGTTCATGAGTGGAAAATTGGTTAGTACATTCAAAGTGTATGTTTCTCTGTGCCCTGACATCAGGCTGGAATCTGGTCCTTCTGGAGGATGGGGAATATGATCCGAGGCGCGAGTGCCAGTGACAAGGTCACCACAGACAGCTCTTTAAAAGgtaaaattttttaaataacataatCTGTTTTGCAATTAAAACAGCTTTCGCCACTCCTGTCAGTAACAGCAGTTACGCATTTTTTGCACATGCATGGTATCAGAGGTGTCATGATCTTAAGCTACACTcgaaaataatttaaaacaaaaactaactaactaaaacaAACTGAATTGGCAATTATTTCGGACGGTTAGTCTCAGACATCTTTGGACTTTTCCAAATCATGATGTCTGTGTATCAGCATTTGGCAGTTTGTAAACGCTGTAAATATTGTTCTTGGCAGGTCCAGAGGACGACATGGTGGTGGTGCTTAACGACTACCCGTCGTCTGAAATCAGCGAGCCCATCTTCAGGATGGGGGAGAAGCTCAGACTCATCTCTAAGTATGATCATGTTTTGCATTCTTGATTAAAAACGATATTTTTTTCGATCCAGATGTACATTTAGTAAACGGATGATCTCAAATAACTATGAGGAAATAAAGTCACATTTTTAACTTGATGCTTTAGGTTTGCAGTTTAGAGAAGTGTTTACACAAAAAGGTCAGTGATTGATTCCTCTTTGCTTCTTTATGGTGGCCAGGGAGGCTTACTGGTGGAGAGTACGCTCTGTCCAAACACAAAAAGAGAACTACATACCCAGCAGCCATGTGGCAATTGTCTACCATGGGTAAGTAGAACCATACTGACACTAACCTCTAGTATCGGTCTAGTTGGTCTGTTTGAACTTGCTTCAGATTGATAACAACACATTAGTCATATGTTGTATGTGTTGATTTCAAGACTATGTCTTCAATATTAGTGGGGTTTTTACTACCAAGATCTAAAACATAAGAAGTATTTAATGTGATCTTAGTTCATAGCATATCTTTTGTTCTGTCAGTTGGCTGTTTGAGGGGGTGGAGAGGCAGAAGGCCGAAGAGCTACTCTGTCTACCTGGGAACAGAGTGGGCTCCTTCCTGGTGCGGGAGAGCACCAACGAGAGAGGTAATTCCGCAATCAGCTCTGTTAGTTTGGTTTAACTTCGGCTTTCTGTAAAATGTAGCAAGTCTTTGCATTGGAAATTAAACTGCTTGTCAGCAAGTAAGCATGCTGCAAGATTCGATCAGCATGATGTTAGGACAAGAGCAGgggagaaaaaacaaaatctaGTCAGATCTAAATCCTAAGTCAGGAAAATGGTATTCATTGATGTTTCCACCTGAATACATGGATTCGTAATGGACTAGACATTCAAGGAATTTATGTTTTGGAATGGAgagatttaaaatatatttttggcaTAATTTAAAACAGTTGagatattatatacagtacaggccaaaagtttggacacaccttctcattcagtgcgtttccttttattttcaagaCTATTTACActttagattctcactgaaggcatcaaaactatgaatgaacacatatggaattatgtacttaacaaaaaagtgtgaaataactgaaaacatgtcttatattttagattcttcaaagtagccaccctttgcttttttattaataagggaaaaacttccactaattaaccctgacaaagcacacctgtgaagtgaaaaccatttcaggtgactacctcatgaagctcaatgagagaacaccaagggtttacAGTGctttcaaaaaagcaaagggtggctactttgaggaatctaaaatataagacatgtttacagttatttcacacttttttgttaagtacataattccatatgtgttcatttatagttttgatgccttcagtgagaatctacaatgtaaatagtcatgaaaataaaggaaacgctttgaatgagaaggtgtgtccaaacttttggcctgtactgtatattatagaTATTATAGGCACAATTCTCAAAAATAGTCTAAAGCTAAAAGAATAGACATTTTGGGAGATAcgtttattcactttcttgccgagCTTTAGATGTAAACAGCCGAAAAATTATTTGGCACCCAACCGTTTGGAAAACCACAAATTGCGGAAAAAGCGTTTTTACACTTGCTTTTTGTACAggttaaacaaacaaataatgcATTAATTATTGGGCattagaggtgctggtaagctgatttttttgtttgtttgtcctgtttccagtctttatgttaAGCTAAGCTTACTATCccctggctgtagctttatatcTAAAAGACAGAAATAATAGTGGTATCAATCTCCTTATTTTATctgtgtatttcccaaaactaTTTCTTTAGGGACATGTATAAGGAGAATTACTTGTTAGTGGATTCTCCACTGAAAAATTCTGTGTGGTCATAGTTTGATCTgaaacttttctttactcatgATGCAAAAATGCACAGTGACTTAGCATTGGAGAAGATGGGCTCTACAGTACAGTGTTGACATTCACGTTACTTCTGCTTTTACATTGTTCACACTTTTTTAGTGTGAGTGGATCAATAGTTGGGTTTTGGCAAGATTACAGTGGCCTGTTACCATTATGTGCTTCTTTTCTAGAACAGAGTAGTTTGGTGTCATGTTTGAGAGCTTATTGCTAAGTGTACGGTGTGTGTCATATCTTCAGGTCTGTATTCGCTGTCAGTGAAGCACATGATCGTAAAGCACTATCGTATCTTCAGACTGGACAACAGCTGGTACTACATCTCCCCTCGCCTCACTTTCCAGTGCCTTGAAGATATGATCAACCACTACTCGGGTGGGTGGATGCACAAACACTTAGATACAGAACTAAACAGAGAGACAAGGgtctaaaaacaaacaaaaaggaaacaagCAACACCACATAGAGAgccatacacatagacacaaacagGCAATCACATGCACTGTTCTTAAAATAGGACAGTTTCTTATCAGTGGTCAACTTACGATATGTTTCCTGTTCTGACGGAACATTTTTGGAGCAAAACAGGAAATGAGATACACTATGCATGCTTAATAATGTCTACTGGTGCGTTAATTGTTGTAATAGTAAACTTATTCTGGGCATGTATAGGTCTCCAACCCATCGCCTTCACACGTTCAGTATGTGTTTGCCTGAGCAGAAAAGTGTGAAAGTAGTTAATGCAAATTAGGCAACATTTGTTCAGTTTGTTCGTAAGCCTGTGAGCAGTATTTTACTTCCCCTgtcctccccttttttttttagactttgcAGATGGCCTATGTTGTGCGTTAACCTCCCCCTGTCTGTCGGGCATGACCCCGCAATCAGATGCAACCCCTGGAGCTCCACCTGTCGTCATGCGACGCAACTTTGACTGGAAGAAAATAGACAGGTACAATAGTGATAATATTTACCAGCTTTAAGCTTACAGTGCATTATGATTCTGTCAGATGGTAGCTCATTTGGTGTCATCTGATCCCTGTTCTTGCACTGTATGTACAAATAACAAAGATCAGAtgtatgattgttttttttattattaattaaccTGCTGATTACTTTCTTAAAAAATCAATCGTTTTGCATATTAAATGTTGGAAAATTATTCGTTAAAATTTCCCAGAGCGCAACATGACTTATTCAAATTGCATTTTTATGTTACAGTCTAAAATCTTAAGATGTTGAATTTACTATCAAATAtgagaaagaaaagcagcaaatcttcaAACTAGAACCAGCATTTTCTCTTGAAAAATGTCTGAAACAATTAAGCGATGATCAAAATTGATATTTTCTTTCGAATGGCTAACTAATGAATTAAGTACTTGTTATTGAATAGAGATATTCCAGCAGCTCTGTGGTTGATGgatttgaaaaaaagtaatagctTGAAATCCATGAAGCGATATACATAATTTTCAtaatttgtgaagaagaaaattgAAACTACTAAAATGctctgttgtcattttttttaatctcctcCCTTAACAGGGGACAGCTGGTCAGCACAGACAGCTGCAGTGACAACATGGTGAGCTATGGAGTCAGGAACAGCATTGCTGCCTACCTGTCCTTTTCTGGGAATCAAGACCCTGCGCAGACAAGAAGAGAAACCAGGAAGAAAAAGAGTAAATCTGTTTATGCTATCCCTCAAAATACCCTTGGAAACATTGACTATGAGGATGACTTCTAGAGACGACAGCAGGGTTCAAAAGACTGGAACACTTTCAAGTGGAAGGGAGTAGAGGGCATCCTTCTCTCAAATCCACCACATTTCTAATGTTGGCAGTGAACGAACATTTGTGTTTAGCATCCTAAACATTGAAGTGTGTTATAGTTTCTAATGTGAGCACTTTGAAGAACTTTAACAATAACGCAAATTGCATTCCCACTTACACTTTAACTCAGCTGAAAAGACGGAACTTTATGGCATTTAACTGGAAGATGGTGCAATTGAACTGAGATCTGTATTCTGCACAGCCTGGCATTATGATAGTAAAAAGAAGACTTGAATGCTATGGGGTAATGGTGGGTAATATTCATGTGAATGGGTATTACTGGCTTTCAAACTATTTTCCTTTGTTCTTAATAAATGTATATTGTAAAACTGTTATATTTTACCACCAACTTAAACCAACCACCAActtgatttttttgtgtggtcACTTTGATAAACTTTCACCTTATGAAGttgatatgaaaaaaatattagCAAATAGCAGATATAAAGCAATTTTAGCTATACTACACCTGATAAATCCAATCTTAATTTTGCTTTAAGCTCTGAtattggtctccaccaactcctgaggaaaATATTTGGATCTTTAgatgctaaatgctccactatgtgcACCGGCTAGTCATTAACTTTGTCTGTTAGTCATTGGGTGCtaagcaggtagtgtacagttggtttatcagagcttttccattaaaaacagctgcctgctgggAAACAAAATTGTGGACTGAAGAGTTGGGTGATTGGTCTTTGTTGGTTTGTCACTACGAGCGACACCTGTCACATCAAATGTAGTCATGTGATCCATTGTTAACATAGAAATATTGATTAGAGCAGCTGCAAGTCTTAAATATTTGGTGTCAAGGAAGcagaagaaataaacatttggaaaataataaactttcCTGATGGATTCACAGATGATTCACAAAGAGGCACAAACAGTTTGCAGAAACAAGCCACTATTACAATTATGTACACTGTGTTTAATTCTATCATACATATATTTGACAAAAGTATTGAAACCAACATTAGCATTTGCGTATGATGGTTGCATTGTCCATTCAGGTACATGGGCAAATGGTAATGCTGCAAGATGTACGAATCTGAATCAATGGTCATGATCCAGTATTGTTCACTCTCTCTGTGTGATTTGTCAATTTGCATTGTAGCATGTCAGTAATTGG
It includes:
- the sla1a gene encoding src like adaptor 1a, with translation MGNMIRGASASDKVTTDSSLKGPEDDMVVVLNDYPSSEISEPIFRMGEKLRLISKEAYWWRVRSVQTQKENYIPSSHVAIVYHGWLFEGVERQKAEELLCLPGNRVGSFLVRESTNERGLYSLSVKHMIVKHYRIFRLDNSWYYISPRLTFQCLEDMINHYSDFADGLCCALTSPCLSGMTPQSDATPGAPPVVMRRNFDWKKIDRGQLVSTDSCSDNMVSYGVRNSIAAYLSFSGNQDPAQTRRETRKKKSKSVYAIPQNTLGNIDYEDDF